In one window of Streptomyces sp. NBC_01224 DNA:
- a CDS encoding carbohydrate ABC transporter permease, with amino-acid sequence MVVATEPKVHDRPRIAPVPAPEVSLTEQRESRSPLRWVLLGPLFVVMIVPVYLLVVNAFKSQQDILDSPFSIPLSGLTFEHMSAAISNPQYNVIGGYGFTLFLVVTVDVLCIALAGPAAYAIARSLKKRTQLVLLYFLAGTFIPGAAVIIPVIYVLREVGLANTVTGLVAHDVASTLPVSIFLFVGFIRTIPVDIDHAATIDGAGRYRTFWTIIFPLMRPAVVTVLILNSIGIWNDFISPQILLSPSSGHYTVTTAIYAGISQYSTDLTKVFPNLLLAVAPVIVFFIYMQRHIISGLTVGAVKG; translated from the coding sequence ATGGTGGTCGCCACTGAACCAAAGGTCCACGACAGACCGCGGATCGCACCGGTTCCCGCCCCGGAGGTCTCTCTGACGGAACAGCGGGAGTCCCGCTCGCCCCTGCGCTGGGTGCTCCTCGGCCCGCTGTTCGTCGTCATGATCGTGCCGGTGTACCTGCTCGTCGTGAACGCCTTCAAGTCACAGCAGGACATCCTCGACAGCCCGTTCTCGATCCCCCTGAGCGGTCTGACCTTCGAGCACATGTCCGCCGCCATCAGCAATCCGCAGTACAACGTCATCGGCGGCTACGGCTTCACGCTGTTCCTCGTCGTCACCGTGGACGTACTGTGCATCGCGCTGGCGGGACCGGCGGCGTACGCGATCGCGCGCAGCCTCAAGAAGCGGACGCAGCTGGTGCTGCTGTACTTCCTGGCCGGCACGTTCATCCCCGGCGCAGCCGTGATCATCCCGGTGATCTACGTACTGCGCGAGGTCGGCCTCGCCAACACCGTGACCGGTCTGGTCGCGCACGACGTGGCCTCGACGCTGCCGGTCAGCATCTTCCTGTTCGTGGGCTTCATCCGCACGATCCCGGTGGACATCGACCATGCGGCGACGATCGACGGCGCGGGCCGCTACCGGACGTTCTGGACCATCATCTTCCCGCTGATGCGTCCGGCGGTCGTCACCGTCCTGATCCTCAACTCCATCGGGATCTGGAACGACTTCATCTCGCCCCAGATCCTGCTCAGCCCGTCGTCCGGTCACTACACGGTGACGACGGCGATCTACGCAGGCATCAGCCAGTACTCCACCGATCTGACGAAGGTGTTCCCCAACCTTCTGCTCGCCGTCGCGCCCGTGATCGTCTTCTTCATCTACATGCAGCGCCACATCATCAGCGGTCTGACGGTGGGCGCGGTGAAGGGATGA
- a CDS encoding carbohydrate ABC transporter permease: MVELAELTQPGRRSVAAPAAPGSGRRRARFREAAVTFGMMGPAVLLYTVLTIVPVGVAIYLSFTDWDGFSTANLIGWENYKHLFDDPSSTDAWYVTALITLVGTALMVGAGLVYALILKGRSRTNSFFRAVAYFPHVISALILGYLWAAILGTNGAVNNTLAKFGMEPIGFLFDEKFALYTLIGVIVWAGFGFNVVLFVAALQTVPAELLEAAAIDGASRRQINLRIVIPMIAPVVTVATVLNLVGLLRAYDIVVSLTGGGPAGSTQTFTYLILARSFEGTKVGYATAQAVFLMVVSAVLALVVTALRNRQDQAATG, encoded by the coding sequence GTGGTGGAACTCGCAGAACTGACGCAGCCGGGGCGGCGCTCCGTCGCCGCCCCGGCGGCCCCCGGCTCCGGCCGCAGGCGAGCCCGCTTCCGTGAGGCGGCCGTCACGTTCGGCATGATGGGCCCGGCCGTGCTCCTGTACACGGTGCTGACGATCGTGCCCGTGGGCGTGGCGATCTACCTCAGCTTCACGGACTGGGACGGCTTCTCCACCGCGAACCTCATCGGGTGGGAGAACTACAAGCACCTCTTCGACGACCCGAGCTCGACGGACGCCTGGTACGTGACCGCGCTGATCACCTTGGTCGGCACCGCCCTGATGGTCGGCGCGGGCCTGGTGTACGCACTGATCCTCAAGGGCCGGTCGCGTACGAACTCGTTCTTCCGCGCCGTCGCCTACTTCCCGCACGTGATCAGCGCGTTGATCCTCGGCTATCTGTGGGCGGCGATCCTCGGCACGAACGGGGCGGTCAACAACACCCTCGCCAAGTTCGGCATGGAGCCGATCGGCTTTCTCTTCGACGAAAAGTTCGCGCTGTACACGCTGATCGGTGTCATCGTGTGGGCCGGATTCGGCTTCAACGTCGTCCTGTTCGTGGCCGCCCTGCAGACCGTCCCGGCCGAGCTCCTGGAGGCCGCGGCGATCGACGGCGCCAGCAGGCGGCAGATCAATCTGCGCATCGTGATCCCGATGATCGCGCCCGTGGTCACCGTGGCGACCGTACTGAACCTGGTCGGCCTGCTGAGGGCGTACGACATCGTGGTCAGCCTCACCGGCGGCGGTCCGGCCGGCTCGACGCAGACCTTCACCTATCTCATTCTCGCCCGGTCCTTCGAGGGCACCAAGGTCGGTTACGCAACGGCCCAGGCGGTCTTCCTGATGGTCGTCTCCGCCGTGCTCGCCCTCGTCGTGACCGCGCTGCGCAACCGCCAAGACCAAGCTGCGACCGGTTAG
- a CDS encoding ABC transporter substrate-binding protein translates to MRTMWHRASALAVAPLVMASAVACGGSGSDGAAEGTTLRIIVNISPNLTEQYWKGLFAKYEKSHPGVKVKLELTGTISANAKLTQDLAAGDPPDIAQQIIPAPDTTKLFADLSDQAWTKDTPLVDQYTVGGKTYMVGVGEQIQSLVFYNKAAFAKAGVDASKIQTLDQFTAAMGSLKSAGYKPLQTAGQWVTGGQFSMMADAGVLTENPQWIKQRNDGKVSFADSGYVPYLKRYGQWIDKGYLEKSALGLTYADGQTAFLNGKSAMYMMGSFFVPAADAANKSDEIGVFTMPTDGAYPSGQFGNVSNPYAVVNQSHHKDEAIEFVKWLVTDKEAIKSQLAADGNLRTGFSYPMSSLSTAVQKILDKTPSVLVKSGENQPIAGFSDELNKQIQSLYTGTSAKDAAGGLDKWWNSQN, encoded by the coding sequence ATGAGAACCATGTGGCATCGAGCCTCCGCACTCGCCGTGGCTCCGCTCGTGATGGCATCCGCCGTCGCCTGCGGGGGAAGCGGGTCCGACGGGGCCGCGGAGGGTACGACTCTCCGCATCATCGTCAACATCTCGCCGAACCTGACGGAGCAGTACTGGAAAGGCCTCTTCGCGAAGTACGAGAAGAGCCATCCCGGCGTGAAGGTGAAGCTGGAGCTGACGGGGACGATCTCGGCCAACGCCAAGCTCACCCAGGACCTCGCCGCCGGCGACCCGCCCGACATCGCCCAGCAGATCATCCCGGCCCCCGACACGACCAAGCTCTTCGCCGACCTGTCCGACCAGGCCTGGACGAAGGACACACCGCTGGTCGACCAGTACACCGTCGGCGGCAAGACATACATGGTCGGCGTGGGCGAGCAGATCCAGTCGCTGGTCTTCTACAACAAGGCGGCCTTCGCGAAGGCCGGCGTGGACGCGTCGAAGATCCAGACGCTGGATCAGTTCACTGCCGCCATGGGCAGTCTGAAGTCCGCGGGCTACAAGCCGCTGCAGACCGCGGGCCAGTGGGTGACGGGCGGGCAGTTCTCGATGATGGCCGACGCCGGTGTGCTCACCGAGAACCCCCAGTGGATCAAGCAGCGCAACGACGGCAAGGTCTCCTTCGCCGACAGCGGCTATGTGCCGTACCTGAAGCGCTACGGGCAGTGGATCGACAAGGGGTACCTCGAGAAGAGCGCGCTGGGGCTGACGTACGCCGACGGGCAGACGGCCTTCCTCAACGGCAAGTCGGCGATGTACATGATGGGTTCCTTCTTCGTGCCCGCGGCGGACGCGGCGAATAAGAGCGACGAGATCGGTGTCTTCACGATGCCGACCGACGGCGCCTACCCGTCCGGCCAGTTCGGCAACGTCTCGAACCCCTACGCCGTGGTCAACCAGTCGCACCACAAGGACGAGGCGATCGAATTCGTGAAGTGGCTGGTCACCGACAAGGAAGCGATCAAGAGCCAGCTCGCCGCTGACGGCAATCTGCGCACGGGCTTCAGCTACCCGATGTCCAGCCTCAGCACCGCGGTCCAGAAGATCCTCGACAAGACGCCGTCGGTGCTCGTGAAGTCCGGTGAGAACCAGCCGATCGCCGGGTTCAGCGACGAGCTCAACAAGCAGATCCAGTCCCTGTACACGGGCACCTCCGCGAAGGATGCCGCGGGCGGATTGGACAAGTGGTGGAACTCGCAGAACTGA
- a CDS encoding alpha-L-fucosidase encodes MPTASSGWFETARFGLFVHFGLYSLAARHEWVRSREAMSQAAYDRYLERFDPDLFDARELARAAREAGMRYAVLTAKHHDGFCLFDSSLTDYTSVRAAGRDLVAEFAEAMRAEGLRVGLYYSLLDWHHPGFPVDEHHPLRGSEGGREAEDLARYRSYMQGQIRELLTGYGQVDLLFFDFTYPGMGPEQWGAKELIETVRELRPDILVNDRLGVPGDYVTPEQYQPDRPLERDGVPVLWEACHTLNGSWGYDRDNHDHKDPSQLVRMLVQSVSCGGNLILNVGPTGRGSLDQRARDTLRAIGEWSALHARAVHGAGPSPFRPPASALYTQRGRRLYLHLLAWPFNHLHLPGLAGRVRYAQLLHDGSEIAFHHVDGARHEHNNLAPPSQPPGTLTLTLPTSRPDVLLPVVELFLDDEELHP; translated from the coding sequence GTGCCCACTGCATCCAGCGGGTGGTTCGAGACCGCGCGCTTCGGACTGTTCGTCCACTTCGGCCTGTACAGCCTCGCCGCGCGGCACGAATGGGTACGCAGCCGGGAGGCCATGTCCCAGGCGGCATACGACCGTTACCTGGAGCGGTTCGACCCCGACCTCTTCGATGCACGGGAACTCGCCCGGGCGGCAAGGGAAGCAGGGATGCGCTATGCCGTGCTCACCGCCAAGCACCACGACGGATTCTGCCTCTTCGACTCGTCGCTGACCGACTACACCTCGGTGCGCGCGGCCGGCCGGGACCTGGTGGCCGAGTTCGCGGAGGCGATGCGCGCCGAGGGCCTGCGGGTCGGGCTCTACTACTCACTCCTCGACTGGCACCACCCCGGCTTCCCGGTCGACGAGCACCATCCGCTGCGCGGCTCGGAGGGCGGGCGGGAGGCGGAGGACTTGGCGCGCTACCGGTCGTACATGCAGGGCCAGATACGTGAGTTGCTCACCGGCTACGGACAGGTCGACCTGCTCTTCTTCGACTTCACGTATCCAGGTATGGGGCCGGAGCAGTGGGGGGCGAAAGAGCTCATCGAAACGGTCCGTGAGCTGCGGCCCGACATCCTCGTGAACGACCGGCTGGGCGTACCCGGTGACTATGTGACGCCCGAGCAGTACCAGCCCGACCGGCCGCTGGAGCGCGACGGCGTGCCCGTGCTGTGGGAGGCGTGCCATACGCTCAACGGGTCCTGGGGCTACGACCGCGACAACCACGACCACAAGGACCCGTCCCAGTTGGTCCGCATGCTGGTCCAGTCCGTTTCCTGCGGCGGAAATCTGATCCTCAACGTCGGCCCCACCGGAAGGGGTTCACTCGATCAGCGGGCGCGCGACACCCTGCGGGCCATCGGAGAGTGGAGCGCCCTGCACGCCCGCGCCGTACACGGTGCGGGACCTTCTCCCTTCCGGCCGCCGGCGAGCGCCCTGTACACGCAGCGCGGCCGCCGCCTGTATCTGCACCTGCTCGCCTGGCCGTTCAATCACCTTCATCTTCCTGGCCTGGCCGGGCGGGTGCGCTATGCCCAACTGCTGCACGACGGCTCGGAGATCGCCTTCCACCATGTCGACGGCGCCCGCCACGAACACAACAACCTGGCCCCGCCGAGCCAGCCGCCGGGCACCCTGACCCTGACCCTGCCCACCTCGCGGCCCGACGTACTGCTTCCGGTGGTCGAACTCTTTCTGGACGACGAGGAGTTGCATCCATGA
- a CDS encoding ribonuclease activity regulator RraA has protein sequence MNPSRDQGTSTAGETLTYESMRSPVHTSSFRRPTRRMVEALEDVSAATACAKLHQMGITRTFIDGPVPLHREPDIKITGGAVTLQFLPQREDVFNGAAQEDIERKTPLWGVLESITPGDVLVISAQASHFTGCLGDMLVRYFKLRGGAGIVVDGRVRDAARIRALGVPIWCTGVTPHYASQTELFPSAFNVPVGVGGTLVTPGDLIVADEDGAVVVPQDRAVPLAEDSLLHQDREAFARRRLDEGGLLSDYYPLTGEGLDEYLASKSAT, from the coding sequence ATGAACCCGAGCAGGGATCAAGGAACGTCGACGGCGGGGGAGACCCTGACCTACGAGTCGATGCGGTCGCCGGTCCACACCTCGTCCTTCCGGCGGCCGACACGGCGGATGGTGGAGGCACTTGAGGACGTGAGCGCGGCGACCGCCTGCGCGAAGCTGCACCAGATGGGCATCACCCGGACCTTCATCGACGGGCCCGTGCCGCTGCACCGGGAACCGGACATCAAGATCACCGGAGGTGCGGTGACCCTGCAGTTCCTGCCGCAGCGCGAGGACGTCTTCAACGGCGCCGCACAGGAGGACATCGAGCGCAAGACCCCGCTGTGGGGGGTGCTGGAGTCGATCACACCCGGCGACGTGCTGGTGATCTCGGCGCAGGCGAGCCACTTCACCGGCTGTCTTGGCGACATGCTGGTGCGCTACTTCAAGCTGCGCGGTGGCGCCGGGATCGTCGTGGACGGGCGGGTGCGGGACGCGGCCCGGATCCGGGCCCTCGGCGTGCCGATCTGGTGTACCGGAGTCACCCCGCACTACGCCTCGCAGACGGAGCTCTTCCCCTCCGCGTTCAATGTGCCGGTGGGTGTCGGCGGCACACTGGTCACGCCGGGGGACCTGATCGTGGCCGACGAGGACGGCGCCGTGGTCGTACCGCAGGACCGCGCGGTTCCGCTGGCCGAGGACTCGCTCCTGCACCAGGACCGTGAGGCGTTCGCACGCCGCCGCCTCGACGAGGGTGGCCTGCTCTCCGACTACTACCCGCTCACCGGTGAAGGGCTGGACGAGTACCTGGCGAGCAAGTCCGCGACCTGA
- a CDS encoding BNR-4 repeat-containing protein — MRRPTVRTYTASATALAALLLPVPAARADTAQSTAAAATVIEKVPYAMDSSNQAAWWTPVATYKGRGQYTYFAFNEPGSTAATHRPAIARRDPDGVWSLLPLLDRSGTQAEFPDDNGHNQPSVARDGNGRLHVFASMHADAWRYFRTEAPGGDVTDHAAELPDQGQGITYPIVATAPNGDLYLAARVGAGADQRPGKLYRWDNAAARWSVVATFAGALNRSVYPDDLTVDGEGRVHLLYEWAKAPATGFRHQLSYLRFDPATGDFADSKGAALTVPVTPDTSDVIQQLTTGEEWSIDNAYAGPAVQSAKLTLDGSTPKVAYRYRSADSGGNFRVYYAYPSGGDWVSKTVYAGGQTAAALGITWDETDTKRIYYVTTSGTDRVFAATQSADGAWTAQSAAPGVSADRLAVRRDSDGHDVLYLPDTVHNSLYYGFR; from the coding sequence TTGCGACGTCCCACGGTACGCACGTACACCGCCTCGGCCACGGCCCTGGCCGCCCTGCTCCTGCCCGTCCCGGCCGCCCGGGCCGACACCGCGCAGAGCACGGCAGCCGCGGCGACGGTGATCGAGAAGGTCCCGTACGCGATGGACTCGTCGAACCAGGCCGCTTGGTGGACGCCGGTCGCCACGTACAAGGGCCGCGGCCAGTACACGTACTTCGCCTTCAACGAGCCGGGCTCGACGGCCGCCACGCACCGGCCCGCCATCGCGCGGCGCGACCCGGACGGGGTCTGGAGCCTGCTGCCGCTACTCGACCGGAGCGGGACGCAGGCGGAGTTCCCTGACGACAACGGCCACAACCAGCCGTCCGTCGCGCGGGACGGCAACGGACGTCTGCATGTGTTCGCCTCCATGCACGCCGACGCCTGGCGCTACTTCCGTACCGAGGCTCCCGGCGGGGACGTCACCGACCATGCGGCCGAACTGCCCGACCAGGGCCAGGGCATCACCTATCCGATCGTCGCCACGGCGCCCAACGGCGATCTGTACCTGGCCGCCCGTGTCGGCGCCGGCGCCGATCAGCGCCCCGGCAAGCTCTACCGCTGGGACAACGCAGCGGCGCGCTGGAGCGTGGTTGCCACGTTCGCCGGCGCGCTGAACCGCTCCGTGTACCCCGACGACCTGACGGTCGACGGCGAGGGGCGTGTGCACCTGCTGTACGAGTGGGCCAAGGCACCGGCGACCGGGTTCCGCCACCAGCTCTCCTACCTGCGCTTCGACCCGGCGACCGGCGACTTCGCCGACAGTAAGGGTGCGGCGCTCACCGTCCCGGTGACGCCCGACACCTCCGACGTGATCCAGCAGCTGACCACCGGCGAGGAGTGGAGCATCGACAACGCGTACGCCGGTCCTGCGGTGCAGAGCGCCAAGCTCACCCTCGACGGCTCCACCCCGAAGGTCGCCTACCGCTACCGCTCGGCCGACAGCGGCGGCAACTTCCGCGTGTACTACGCCTATCCGAGCGGCGGCGACTGGGTCAGCAAGACCGTGTACGCCGGCGGACAGACCGCGGCCGCCCTCGGCATCACCTGGGACGAGACGGACACCAAGCGGATCTACTACGTGACCACCTCGGGCACCGACCGGGTCTTTGCCGCGACGCAGTCGGCGGACGGGGCCTGGACCGCGCAGTCCGCCGCGCCGGGCGTGAGCGCGGACCGGCTCGCGGTGCGGCGGGACTCGGACGGTCACGATGTGCTCTATCTTCCGGACACCGTGCACAACTCCCTCTACTACGGCTTCCGTTGA
- a CDS encoding sugar ABC transporter substrate-binding protein gives MTTSGISRRGALRMFGIGALGVAGAGVLGACAPSGAGSASNGGDPKSKNFDFTSWSLNEEAAKPSIEKIIAAWEKAEKSTIRAVSYPYNEYLSQLTLKLGGGETTGAVHLDIAWLAAIAQMGKLADLGSVAGKGGYTDVALNSGTYDGKQYGLPWNTGSIGVIANSQLLEKAGIKKHPTTVEEFEAALRELKGLGGGVVPYAAATKVAQLKDIFPWMQTFGCKLLDGGKVTIGDDASIDAVTWYKKLHDEKLIAADVDRFDARALFGQGKAAFYDDAIIGKGVTSAQSKDKTLANAMQPMERPVLKAGDTPQALLWGGVIAIVKGKGQDAATEFALHTTTDQATTSEYFAARALPPSTTAGLAAPEVAKDTFTTEWTEKITKTATGSPFWQFAQNAQIEEAVAKQVQAVLVGKSKPKDAMKQAGEEAAALIKR, from the coding sequence AGCGCCTCCAACGGCGGCGACCCGAAGTCCAAGAACTTCGACTTCACCTCCTGGTCGCTCAACGAGGAGGCCGCCAAGCCCTCGATCGAGAAGATCATCGCGGCATGGGAGAAGGCCGAGAAGTCCACGATCCGCGCGGTCTCGTACCCGTACAACGAGTACCTGAGCCAGCTCACCCTCAAGCTGGGCGGCGGGGAGACGACGGGTGCGGTGCACCTCGACATCGCCTGGCTCGCCGCGATAGCGCAGATGGGCAAGCTGGCCGACCTCGGATCGGTGGCCGGCAAGGGCGGCTACACCGACGTGGCGCTGAACAGCGGCACGTACGACGGCAAGCAGTACGGGCTGCCGTGGAACACCGGATCGATCGGTGTGATCGCCAACTCCCAGCTCCTGGAGAAGGCCGGGATCAAGAAGCACCCCACCACCGTTGAGGAGTTCGAGGCCGCACTGCGGGAGCTGAAGGGGCTCGGCGGCGGTGTCGTGCCGTATGCCGCTGCCACCAAGGTCGCGCAGCTCAAGGACATCTTCCCGTGGATGCAGACCTTCGGCTGCAAGCTGCTCGACGGTGGGAAGGTCACGATAGGCGACGACGCCTCGATCGACGCGGTCACCTGGTACAAGAAGCTGCACGACGAGAAGCTGATCGCCGCCGACGTGGACCGCTTCGACGCGCGCGCCCTGTTCGGGCAGGGCAAGGCCGCCTTCTACGACGACGCGATCATCGGCAAGGGCGTGACCTCCGCCCAGTCCAAGGACAAGACGCTGGCCAACGCCATGCAGCCGATGGAGCGTCCGGTGCTCAAGGCCGGGGACACGCCGCAGGCGCTGCTGTGGGGCGGCGTGATCGCGATCGTGAAGGGCAAGGGGCAGGACGCGGCGACCGAGTTCGCGCTGCACACCACCACCGACCAGGCCACCACCTCCGAGTACTTCGCCGCGCGCGCACTGCCGCCGTCCACCACCGCGGGTCTGGCCGCCCCGGAGGTCGCCAAGGACACCTTCACCACGGAGTGGACCGAGAAGATCACCAAGACGGCGACCGGCAGCCCGTTCTGGCAGTTCGCGCAGAATGCCCAGATCGAGGAGGCCGTCGCCAAGCAGGTGCAGGCCGTCCTCGTCGGCAAGTCGAAGCCGAAGGACGCGATGAAGCAGGCCGGCGAGGAGGCCGCCGCGCTCATCAAGCGCTGA